ccttctgtggcagagaattccacagattcacaactctctgggtgaaaatgtttttcctcatctcagtcctaaatggcctaccccttattcttaaactgtaacccctgaataaacttacaaaattcttaaggggttggacaggctagatgcaggaagattgtttccgatgttggggaagtccagaacaagggggtcacagtttaaggataagggggaaatcttttaggaccgagatgaggtaaacatttttcacacagagagcggtgaatctctggaattctctgccacagaaggtagttgaggccagttcgttggctatatttaagagggagttagatgtggcccttgtggctaaagggatcagggggtatggagagaatgcaggtacaggatactgagttggatgatcagccatgatcatattgaacggcggtgcaggctcaaagggcagaatggcctactcctgcgcctattttctatgtttcaagtaaGAATCCCATAATTCTGATTGGGAAATGTAACactgtttgtaggatagtgtgtaagatagaacttgtgtacgggtgatcacggACTCggtttgccgaagggcctgtctccacactgtatctctaaaaaataaaactaaaatctaaaactatCAGCATTGCAAGCTGCTTTGCAGAGGAATGATACAGTGGCCTTGTAAATTGAAAGAAGATAACATTAAAAAGGACATATTTTTCCACGATTTTGAACAACAGCCAAGGTCTATAATGGGAGTGCGTTGGAACATTGTATTCTCTGATATGAACCCATCACGCATTCATCCAAATCGCAGACAAACCCATCTCGCCCCTCGCCTTAGTAAATGGTGGTCAGTCTTTGTCTCATCTCCACAGGGCCTAgggactttgtcctgcccctactctcttttccagctttctccaccccccccccgccccgcctacTATGACCATTCCCTGCCTGAAATAACCTatataacctatccatgttctccagagatgatgccagacatgttgagttactccagcactttgtgcctttgtttCTGTAATCCAGCTTTGCGTCTATCAATCCTGGGTCTGCGTGGAAATCTCTGTACTTGCAGCTGAAGGAGTGTGAAGTGTGcgcacatatgtgtgtgtgttcacgtgtgtgtgtgttcacgtgtgtgtgtgtgtgtattcacgTGTGTGTGTTCACACGTGTGTGTTCACGTGttcgtgtgtgttgtgtgtgttcacgtgttgtgtgtgtgtgtgtgtgttcacgtgtgtgtatgtgttcacgtgtgtgtgtgtgtgtgtgtggtcaaacTACTTGTGTGGCTTTGCTAATTGGCTGAATTCCACCTCTTTAAGGATCACACACATGAacactcacaaagtgctggagtaactcagcaggtctggcagcatttctggagaatatactgtagataggtgacgcttcaggtcgggacccttctacatttTAACTGCTTTCCTTGTTTTCACAAGGCCTTGCTAATTGACACTATTTACTGGTGAGGAAGCCTGAATTGAGAAGTGGACGTTTGGTTCATTGACACACTTGTTGCGTGCTTCTCCCCCAGTGAACACACTGTTCTTGTTGTCTTTGCAGTGAAGGCCATGGCTGTAACTCCACCCCTCCCTGTATCTCCTGCAAATCACAGGACATGACAGTCATTTTTCCCAATGACGTGGGGAGTTGGCAGCCTGGGTTTGTTGTTCCTTACTGCTTGATGTAGCTGAATTACTTGCCAAGTTTTGGAAACACCCATGTTTctggtttagcgatacagcatgaaaTTACATTTTGTAAAAAGCTCAGTAGAAGTATCCCTTTTCCATAAGCCctgagatacatcttagataagcatgtCAGATACAGTACATGTGTAGCAGTACAGCTGTCGTACACTGAGACAGGATACAGAGTCAcaggtttggtgccattttcaagccccagttgttgtaagtgcagagttcttggcctgaccatgaaggcccgttgtcatggcgatgttgcagggtcagcctggccaagcTGTGGTGTGCTCCAACGCTGTTCCACCGCTGTAGGCCGTGTCGGGTCCACGTGCTCGACCACTTGGGGCGGCGCtgggtccagccgagccccaggctgttgcagggtctccagtggcccactccccAGTCGAGACCGTCCAATCTCTCCCACAGCCGGTTTGTTTTCCGGCCCTCCGTTCCACTCCTTCCTCTCTGAGCCGTTTGCACATCCCCCCTgggtgaccccatgggtttcccCTGAGTGCTCTACTTTCCTGTCTGGTTGGTGTTAATTAGCTGGTCTGGATCAACTTTGGTGTGAATTGTGGTGGGAGCATTACCTGCAGGGAAATAAATGGAGACATTGGAGGACATTGATCAGACTGCTCTGAGAGCTggtatagactcgatgggccaaatggcctcattctcatTGATGAGCTGGACAGCCTCCTCTTGATGGACCTAATGGCCCTTACTGATGAACCGAAGGCTGCATCCACCTGATTGGTTGAATGCCCTCACTCTCATTCATGAAACAAGAGCAACactgacttgatgggcagaatggcctcattctgattGACGAGCTGAGCAGCCTCATTCatttgtggatacaaggaactgccgatgctggtttatagcgaagatagacaaatagtgctggagtaacccaacggttcaggcaacatccttagagaacatggttaggtgacgtttcaggtcgagacccttcttcagacttcagacccttttccaattggtctgaagaagggtcccaacctgaaacgtcacctctccaggttctccagagatgctgcctgacccgctgaattacaatagacaataggtgcaggagtaggccattcggccataggagccagcaccgccattcaatgtgatcatggctgatcatccccaatcagtaccccgttcctgccttctccccatatcccctgactccactatctttaagagccctatctagctctctcttgaaagtatccagagaaccggcctccaccgccctctgaggcagagaattccacagtcacaactgtgaaaagtgtttcctcgtctccattctaaatgtcttaccccttattcttaaacggtggcccctggttctggactgccccaacattactccagcacattaagcCTCAACATCTTGATGATATCAATGGACTCATTCTCATGGTGAATTATAAAAATATTAGGCTAAAGAAAATTGTGCTGCTGTTGACATTGGACGATGCTTTGTGCTCCAGTCAGTGGTGACTGGGGATTTACAAGTCCGCCGTTACATTCTCAGCTTTGTCCTTGCTGCTTGATGTTTGAGCCTCGGGTCTAAAAGGTTACGACATTTTACTGAAGCAATAAATGATTGATCTGAGTACCGGTTTTATTAGGGCATCAACTTTAATTTAATCAGCTCCACTGGCATCTAAAGGGATTTAAAGGTTGGAATCATCCCTAGTATCTAgcatgggcagcacggtgacagaGTTGCGGCCACACACCactagtgacccgggttcgatccttgaagtgtaggacccggagaaaacccacacggtcacagggagaacgtacaaactccgtacgtacagcacccgtagtcaggatcgagctcgggtctctggcgctgtgaggcagcaactctattgcagtGCTATTGTGCCGCCCCTTTGAGGGACAAACCGTGGGTGGGATATCTCCGATAATCATACCTTTGCAACTTCGAAGTAGTGCCAGGTGATCTTATATGCAAGAGGCACAGTCATTGTGCGCATAAGCGGACTACATgggatccatatcactccacaaTCAGttcgaggaagggtcctgacctgaaatggcgTGGCATTGATGAGATTtgttgataggtatatggatgtgcaggaaatggaaggatagggattaaatgcaggcagataaagggcctgtcccacttaggctattttttacaggcgactagactgtagccacatggttgccggggtgtcgcctgtacggtcgtgagtcgtctcctcagtcgtccaaagagtcgtagcgtctttctggtcctcgctggattttcaacatgttgaacatttttcggggacagtcggcgacagtgagtTGACGCCAATgatcgtagcttgacttctcctgacgcagGTGCTGTCTAAGTgtcaccaggttaacgtaggttatcgctggtgctgactttggaTTTTTTTCGTGGTTAAAGTTATGATTCTATTTcatgtcgaaggggggtccagtctactatgactatgacagccgccggcaatcgcctaaaaatagcctaagtggggcaggcccttaagagttgatcttggcattttgttcggcacagacatcgtgggctgaagggcctgttccaatacTGTAATATTCtgtgttgtctatccatgtcctccggaaATACTGTCTGTCACATTGAGTTACACCAAGTTTGCATGAGATTCCATGTGTCTGGAATTTATTTTATATCTCACAATTTCGGGGATGTATGTGGGCCGTACTTATGATGTGGATATTCATATTGAAATAAActtaatttctctctctctctctctctctctctcgctctctctctctcccacccaccaatgcactcccaccctcctctccctactCCTTCCCTACCCATAGACCTTTGGTGACACAGCAAGGAGCAAGGAACCTCACTCTACCCCGATCAAAGTCCGACATATTCATGATCTTGGAGCAGCCGGAAGGTCAGAACCCAAGGAGCTTGTCCCTTATGACGTTCCAGGAGGAGAGCGCCTCCGTCGGTCCGGCGCAAGTGCCTAACGTGGAACCCGTCGCCAAGAGAGACCCAGAAGATGACATGCAATGCCTCACCACCACCCTCCGCCAATTGGATCTGTCAGGTAAGCAGGTCAATGGTGAACGTACAGTGACAATGCTTTACTTATAACTGTCCCATAGCATCAGTGTCTATAGGTACTATAGATACTACTTTGgccttgggcttggttttcttgcttgagtgcttatcctggtgtccagcacaagtactttgtgttttagcagtaattgccatacctaagcacgaTCCCCATTCACAAAGTGTAGAGGAATATtccactgagcccgcatgcaagaggcaccatgttttggAGCCATTTTCAAAAGTCCAGTCCACGGCCTGGGTCTTatgagcgggcaggtaggactggtgtaggtggggcatctgggtcattgatcacccgttcacatgttatcccactttctcctcagtctgcttacacacgagcGTAAAATTTACAAAGgcctattaacctataaacctgcaggcCTTTTGGGGCGGGGGGAaattggagctcccggagaaaacccaggtggtcacagagggaacccacagtcaggattgaacctggtctctggctctTTGAGGCATGGGATATACACACATTGAGGTGTGGGATATACACACATTGTGGCGCGGGATATACACACACTGATCTTTTCTTCCCTCGTTTATTAAATTATTtctggagtactgtgtttacatactctgttgtgctgctacaagtaagaatttcgttgttctgactaggacatgacaataaaacgctcttctgtaaaattgtgtgtaggatagtgtgtaggatagaactagtgtgcagatgattgttggtcggcacagacttggtgggccgaagggcctggttccatgctgtatctctaaaactaagctaaaatctaaagtgtagagacaaagaactgcagccgctggtttagaccaaagacagGGGCAATGTGCGGAGGTAACGGTGACGCAgtagcagtggtgcagctgtagagatgctgccttacactgccagggatgggcggtgaatacgggtgctgtctatccggagtttatacgttctcctcgCGACTGTGTGGTGGACGCGGTAatcgccggtcggcatggacttgttgggctgaagggcctctttcctgctgtatctttaaactaaactaaactacactcaatggtttggagatgctgcctaaacagTAGAGTGACCCCTTTGCTTTTGGTTTGCAGGATGGTACTGGGGCTCCCTAACCGCTAACGAGGCGAAACAGCAGCTCAACAAGATGCCGGAAGGAACCTTCCTCATCCGCGACAGCTCCCACCCCAGCTACCTGTTGACCTTGTCGGTGAAGACCAGCCGCGGCCCCACCAACGTGCGCATTGAGTACAGCAATGGAAGGTTCTGCCTGGACTCCTACTTCCTGGCCAAGCCCAGGATCTTGGCCTTCAGGGAGGTTCTCGGCCTGATCCAGCATTACGTCACCTCTTGCGTGGTGGACCGCTACGACAAGCCCGCAAGCACCGCGGCGCTTCCCCCCAAGGACACCGCCATCCACCTGAAGCTCATCAAACCCCTGCACCGGAAGGACTCCTTCCCCTCGCTCCAGCACTTGTGCCGATTGTCCATCAACAAGGCAACGCACCAAGCGGACAAACTCCCGTTGCCAAAACTCGTCCGCCGGTACTTGGAAGAATACCCCTTCCTTCTCTGAGTTATCTCCATAAGGGAAGGGATGGAGCAACATTGGTGCTGTTATATATCGATGGCTGAGACATGGTCAATTGATGGGTGCTTCAAGAACCTTGACATGGAGTAGATTAAATGTTGCTCCTGGGACAGTTGAACAGACTCGTTGCCTCAGTGGACTTGACCTGCAAATTGGTCCGATGACTTAAATGTGCACCGATGTGTTTAACAAAACAGGTGGATCGAGAGGGAATTTATAATAATGCGGAAAAGAACgtgattctgcaaaaaaaaattaaacacaaCTCTACAGTCTTTATATTAAAAGGATTGCACATTGAACATTTTTAAAGtttctgtatttaaaaaaaaaagactaaaagcaATGCAATATTTCAGAATAAAGTATTATTAACTCACTTTAACTCTCTCTGAGCCAAAGGCAATCTTCTGGAAGtacgcaatgggtcaggcagcatccgtggagggaagtggacagacGAATAGCCGAGgagtgaatagagtggatgtggagaggatgtttctactactgggagagtctaggaacagagggctGAAAAATGTCTTTTCAGAGGTTTATTTTAGTTCATTATTATCACGTATAGATATCATAAGTATGGATCAAGCATGAAAGataaaacatttagtgcaaaagaaagtccgattaaaggtggTGGTTTTATATAAAGGCTATTTGCAGGTCAAGTGGTTTGGTTAGTGGGAAGCTTTTAAACATAAGATTCATCTTGCCGACGTACTCGAGGTTACACtgggaacagtggatgcagtagatgaggtgagAGAAGGTGAATGGGAATCTTTGTcttacctggaaggactgctaggGTCCCTGGACGAAGGAGGAGTTATAAGGACAGGTATTTCATCTCCTGGGGAAAGCTTCTGGGgaaggggtagtttgggtgggaagggatgtgtgaACTAAGGAGTTCCGGTTTCTatggatgggaagatgtgtctgCTGGTGGGATCACGTTATAGGTGATGCAAATGTCAGAGGATTTCCTGATGTGGCCTTCTCCCAATAGCGAGACCCAGCGACCATTTCACTGAGCACTCATCTTGATACTCCAAGGCCTGCAAGATCTCTTGGTTGTTAACCAATCTTGTGTCTTCTCAACCCTGTACTAACCTATATATTCCCAGGActatcctgagcctcctccattggcagagtgaggccatacacaAACCGGAGCAACCGCACATCATATTCCTCCTGGGGAGCTTACAATCCaacggtttgaacattgaattttccaatgttAGGAATCGACA
This Leucoraja erinacea ecotype New England chromosome 16, Leri_hhj_1, whole genome shotgun sequence DNA region includes the following protein-coding sequences:
- the LOC129704703 gene encoding cytokine-inducible SH2-containing protein-like; translation: MLLCLQGPLVTQQGARNLTLPRSKSDIFMILEQPEGQNPRSLSLMTFQEESASVGPAQVPNVEPVAKRDPEDDMQCLTTTLRQLDLSGWYWGSLTANEAKQQLNKMPEGTFLIRDSSHPSYLLTLSVKTSRGPTNVRIEYSNGRFCLDSYFLAKPRILAFREVLGLIQHYVTSCVVDRYDKPASTAALPPKDTAIHLKLIKPLHRKDSFPSLQHLCRLSINKATHQADKLPLPKLVRRYLEEYPFLL